Below is a genomic region from Echinicola rosea.
GCCCATCACGATCGGCCCCAGGATGGAAAGGACAATGAGGTAGAACACCCGAATGGTATTGATGCAAAGGGCGGCGGCCTGGTAGAGTACTTCCAGCACCTCGCTCATCCACTTTTTGATCGAGTTGGAGAAATTGAACGAGGCCTTTTCCATGGCAAACCTGATGTCGTTGCCCAGCCCTTCCCAGAACCCTTCGTCGCTGCCCTCGGGATGGGCATACTCGTACCAGCTTTCCCTATCGCCGCTGCCGCTTTCCCCCACGTACATTTCCCAGTACTCGGTGGCTTCCAGTGCCCGCTGTTTTTCGGCAAGCAGTCGGTCAATGGCCGCATTGGACCCTTCGACCATCTTTCCGGTTTCATTTGCCAATGGCGACAATATGCTGTTCATCACATGGAGCACGGATGGAAAGAGCATAATGGCCATGCCCAGCGCAAAAGGGCGCAACAGCGGATAAAAGTCCACTGCTTCAGCCCTTGCGATATGCCCCCACACCCGACTGGCGATATAAAACAGGGCTGCAAACC
It encodes:
- the traJ gene encoding conjugative transposon protein TraJ — encoded protein: MKRGIGTLLLVLLALGAHAQGVSGGAGGLHEVLDRLYDEMVPLAADLIGVGRALAGFAALFYIASRVWGHIARAEAVDFYPLLRPFALGMAIMLFPSVLHVMNSILSPLANETGKMVEGSNAAIDRLLAEKQRALEATEYWEMYVGESGSGDRESWYEYAHPEGSDEGFWEGLGNDIRFAMEKASFNFSNSIKKWMSEVLEVLYQAAALCINTIRVFYLIVLSILGPIVMGISVFDGFQQTLRSWIARYINVYMWLPVANIFGAIIGKIQENMILIDIGQVENAGKTFFSSTDTAYLIFMVIAIIGYFTVPSVANYIVYAAGRDTLLHKTSSMVTSAPAVAAKTLT